Part of the Marinitoga litoralis genome, AAAAATTCATAAAAATACTTAAAAATTTCCAATATTTCTCAAAAAAATACCCCATCCTTGGCTATACCGGGATGGGGTTTGTCTACAATCTGAAATGCTGTCTTTCGACAGCATTTTATTCTTTTATTCTTTTTCTTAAAATATTCATTTCTTCTAAATCAAGATCAACTTTAACAATTACATTAGGGTTTGCTGTTTCTATTTTTCCTTCTTCTTGACCTTTTCTCATTTTAATCATTTCTGGCATAATAACTTTAATAGGATCTCCTTTAGGTTTTATGATTTCTAATTCATCACCTACAGTTACTTTACTTCTAATTTCAAGAACACTTTTATTGTCTTTAGACTTTCCAATTACTTTTGCTACTATATCATGAGTTTTATTATATGATGATGAATCATAATTTTGTCCTTCAGAACCAGGATTCCCAAAAAAGAATCCTTTTGTGTATTTTCTATTGCTTACAGAATTTAACATATCCATCCATTTAGGATCATATTTAAAATTACCCTCATAATATCTATCTATAGCTTCTCTGTATACTTTAGTTACCATTGCTCCATAATATATACCTTTCATCCTGCCTTCTATTTTTAAACTATCAACACCAGTGTCTAATATCTGATCTATAAATTCTATTGTACATAAATCACGAGAATTCATTATAAACGTGCCACGTTCATCTTCATAAATAGGATAATATTCTCCAGGTCTATTTTCTTCAACTAAATGATATTTCCATCTGCATGGTTGTGCACATGCACCTCTATTCGCATCTCTACCTGTTAAATAATTACTTAACAAACATCTTCCAGATATAGACATACACATTGCACCATGTATAAACACTTCAAGTTCAACATCTGGTACTTTTTCTCTAATTTCTCTAATTTCTTTCAAAGAAAGTTCCCGAGCTAAAATAATTCGTTTAGCTCCCATTTCTTTCCATACTTTAACACTCATCCAATTTGTATTACTTGCTTGAGTACTTACATTTATTTCTAAATTAGTATTATCTTTAACTACTTTAAATACTCCTAAATCAGCAACTATAACAGCATCAACGCCAGCAGATTCTAAGAATTTTGCATATTCCGCGACTTTTTCTATTTCGTTATTATGAGCAATAATATTTAATGTAACATAAATTTTTTTCCCTAATGAATGAGCATAATTAACAGCTTCTATAATCTCTTCATTTGAAAAATTCCCCGCTAATGCTCTTAAATTGAAAAATTTTCCGCCAAGGTAAGCTGCATCAGCACCATAGCGGAAAACCATTTTTAATTTTTCGATATCTCCAGCGGGGGAAAGTAATTCTACTTTTTTCATAATCTTTCCTCCCAATTTTTCTTAATTAATTTCTACAATTTCAATTTCAAAAGTTAAATCTTTTCCAGCTAATGGATGATTAGTATCCATTTTTACTATTTCATCTGTAACTTCTAAAATTTTAGCTAAGAAAACATTTCCAGATTGATCGCCTAATTGAACAGTTTGTCCTAAAGCTTCATCAATATTTGGTGGAAAACTTTGTCTTGGTAATTCAAAAATTTTTTCTTCTGAATATTCCCCATATGCTTCTTCTGCAGGAATAGTAAATGTCTTTTTTTCGCCAACTTCCATATCCATAACAGCTTTATCAAAACCAGGTATTACTTGTCCTGCTCCTGCTGTGAATTCTAAAGGTTCTCTTCCTTCTGATGAATCAAATACAGTTCCATCTTTTAATGTTCCTTTGTAATGTAATTTTACTACACTTCCTTCTTGTACTTTCATATTAGTCCGCCTTTCTATTTTTTTTCTTTTGCCTTTGATATTATAGGCTTTCTACCTCGTTTTTTCATTTTAAAAGCTTGTAAAATAATTTCTGCTTCTTCAAAAGGTACAGTCATAAATGAGAATTTATCAAGTATTCTAACATCTTTTAAATAAATATTTTGTAAGTTAGTATATTCTTTTATCATATTCTTTAATTTTTCTATTGTTAAATCATCATCTCTTCCAAGAGCAACAAATAATCTTGTTTTACCCTTCTTATCAACAGAAGAAACTTCTTTAATTTCTCTATAATTTCTTTCATCAAGTTCATCTTGGAATGCATATTTTAATACTGCAGCCATTACTTCTTGAGGATCGCTATCTTCAAGCATTTCTTTTGCTAAAGACATATAATTTTCATATGTTCCATGTTCTAAAATACTATTAATTTCATTTTTTATCCTTAACTTTTTGGTTTCGATTACATCTTTTACCTTTGGTATAGGCATTTTTTTAATATTACTTTTTGAAATTCGTTTAATAAATAATAATTTTCTATATTCTTCTGGAGTTACAAAGGTAATTGCAGTACCTTCCTTACCAGCTCTTCCAGTTCTACCAATTCTATGAACATATGATTCAGGATTTTGAGGTAAAGAATAATTAATTACATGAGTTAAATCATTAATATCAATTCCTCTAGCAGCAACATCTGTTGCAACAAGAATATTTGTTCTTTTAGATTTGAACTTATTTAAAATTCTTTCCCTTTGGTATTGAGATAAATCACCATGTAAAGCTTCTGCACTATATCCTCTATCGATTAATCTATTGGATACAGTATCAACATCTACTTTAGTTCTACAAAAAACAAGGCCATAGAAATTAGGTTCAATATCTATTATTCTACATAATGCTTCGAATTTATCTTGTTCAGAAACTTCAAAGTATATTTGTTCTGTTAGTTCAGTAGTTAATTGTTCTGGTTTAACTGATATAATCTTATAATTTTTCATATGTTTTTTTGCTAAAGAAATAATTCTTGGTGGCATAGTTGCAGAGAATAATAATATTTGTCTATCTCCTGGGGCATTTGATAAAATATCTTCTACATCATCAATGAATCCCATATCTAACATTTCATCTGCTTCATCAAGAATAAAGTATTTAACATAACTTAAATCGAGAGTTTTTCTTTTAATGTGATCTAAAACCCTACCTGGTGTTCCAACAACAATGTCCACACCTTTTTTTAATCTGTTAATTTGATTTTCTATTGATTGCCCACCGTATATAGGTAAAACATTTAATTTGTTGCTGCCTTTAAGAGAATTAATTTCTTCTGCAACTTGAACAGCTAACTCTCTAGTTGGAGTTAAAATAATAGCTTTAACCTTTTTAGATGGTTTTAATTTTTCAATTAAAGGTAATCCAAAAGCAGCAGTTTTACCTGTTCCTGTTTGCGCTTGTCCAATAACATCAATATTTTCTTGTAACAATAGCGGTATAACCTTTTCTTGTATAGGTGTTGGTTCTTCAAATCCCTTCTTTTTTAATGCTTTTAATGTTGTTTCTGATAAACCCAATTTTTCAAACTTTTCTAATTTTACCATCTTCTACCTCTTTCCATAATAATTTTTTCAGATAATCCAATGCAAGGATATATCCATCGAGTCCTAACCCTGTAATTTGTCCATCACATACAGGGGCTATTACACTATTTTTTCTAAATTCTTCACGTTTATATATATTAGAAATATGCAATTCTATTTTTGGAATATTTAAAATTTCTAATGCATCTCTAATTGCATAACTATAATGTGTGTAAGCACCTGCATTAATAATGAGCCCTTTAAAGTCCATTTTTTGGAGTCTATCAATTATTTCTCCCTCTGAATTTGATTGAAAAATATCAACAGTTATTCCATTTTTTTCTGACCATTTTTTAATTTCTAAAACTAAATCATCATAAGAAAATAGTCCATATATACTTTTTGGGCGTTTCCCTAACATATTAAGGTTAGGACCATTCACTACTAATATCATATCACAAAACCCTCGCTTTTTATTTTGGATTTTATATTCTTAACTCAAAATTCCCTATATTGTTACTACAAAATTTACATTTAATAATAAAAAGTTTTAATAAATGATGTTTTAAAACTATCAAAATCAACTTTTTCTAACTTCACATTTCCAATATTGTATATAATTGGGATATCTATTTTATTAAGTTCTATCTTTTTATCCTGAACAATAAACTTTATTAAATTATCATTGATTTTAATATTAAATATTTCCTTTGGCATTATATTATACAGGAAATCAATAATATAATTTTTATCCTTTAAATCTTTACTAAAGATTTCTAATTCTTTTATAATACCCCAACCAACAGCAAGTCCGTGTGATATATTTGTATAACTTTCAAAAGCATGCCCAAATGTGTGTCCTAAATTAAGTACTTTTCTTATATTATTATCGTAAGGGTCTTTTGAAACTATATTTAACTTTACTTTAGAAGAGTATTTAATAATATCAATAATAGTATTTAAACTTCTTTTTTTTATTTTGTCTATATTATTAATAAAAAGATCTATATTTCCATCTATGATAGCAACTTTAAAAGCTTCTATGATACCTTCTATATAATTATCTTCAGTTAAAGAGATAACACTTAAAGGGTCTATAACTACTTTTTCTGGTATATAAAATGTTCCAATAACATTTTTTATATTATTAAAATCAACCGCATTTTTTCCACCAAGAGCAGCATCAACTTGAGCTAATAATGTGGTTGGATAAAATATGGATTTTATCCCTCTTTTAAATGTAGCTGCCACATAACCAATTAAATCAGTTACTGTTCCTCCACCAACAGCAATAATTTTATCAGATCTAGTAACTTTATTTTCTATTAAATGACTATATATATTTCTTAAATTGTCATAATTTTTAATTTTTTCTCCATCATCTAATATATAGGGATTATTAAAGTAATTTCCATATATTCTATTAACACTATTGCTCACAAAAATATTCTTTTCATTTATTAAATCTTCTAAACCTTTAGGTTTTAATACAACATTTTGAAAGTTATTCTCAATTATCTCTTCATTTTCATCAATAATTTTATACATTATTTTTGCAGCAGATTCATATATATTTAAATTTGACAAATCAACTTTTTCAAATTCCTCATATAAATCTTTTCTTTCTTCCCATATTTTGTATAATGCATCTTTCCCATTTTTCAGCAAAGGTCTGTTTTTAATTTCAACCCTTTTTATAATATCATCAATTGGAACATATAAAAATATAGTTTTATATTGTTTTAACAAATTTCTATTTTCATTTTTTAATATGATTCCTCCGCCAGTAGATATAATAGCATCTTGATCTTTTAATTCGAATAAAACTTTGCTTTCTATTTCTCTAAAATATTTTTCACCCTTTTCAGAAAATATATCAAATATTTTCATATTTTCTTTTTTTTCTATTTCTGTGTCTATATCAATAAATTCCTTATTTAATATTTCACTTAATACTTTACCTAATGTCGTCTTTCCAGAACCCATCATCCCAATTAAAAATATTGGCACTGTTATACCTCCTGATAATTTCATCAATATTATCATTTCCAAATCTTTCTAGAATACTTTCCATCAATATTAATGATAGAGCATTTTCAAAAATAACTATACTAGCTGGAATTATAGTAACATCAGATCTTATGTATGGAGCCTTAGTTTCTTTTAATGATTTTAAATCTACTGAGTTTAATGGTTTTCCCAAAGTAGGAATAGGTTTTAAAAATACAGTAATATCTATGTTTTCACCATTAGTAATTCCAGCTTCTATACCACCAGCATTATTGTTTTTTCTGTTCATCGTGTTATTCTCTAAATAAAACTCATCATGATATTCTTTGCCGCTAAGAGAAAAATCATCATTTCCAATAATAATACCTTTTACAGAAGGTATAGACATAAAAAGTTTTCCTATTTTTGAATCCATTTTATCAAAAATATTTGAATAACCACCTATTCCAGGAATAACTCTTTGAGCTATAATTTTTACACTTCCTCCTAATGTATTGCCTTCTTTTTTTGCTTTATCTATTTCTTCAATCATTAATTTACTGACTTTTTCATTAGGACAGTTTACAGGTGAATTATAATCTAAGTTTATTTTATCATTTCCTAAACTAACTTTACCTATTGATTTCACATATCCAAATATATTGATGTTTAATAACTCTAAAAATTGTTTTGCAATAGAACCAAGAGCAGTTAATACTACAGTCCATCTTGCACTGTTTCTTTCGGTATATATATTTAAATCTGGTAATTTATAACGCATATACGCACTATAATCACCATGTCCAGGTCTTGGAACGCTTCTTGTTTCTTTTTCAGTATTTTTACCTTTGTTTTCTATTTTTATTGTAATTGGAGCTCCAGTAGTAATTCCATTCCAAACACCTGAAATTATTTCAACTTTATCATTTTCAATATCCATTCTCTTTCCACGGCCATAACCAATTTGACGTCTTTTTAAATCAAAATTTATTTTTTCAATATCAATTTTCATTCCAGCAGGTATTCCAATTAATGTTCCTATCATTTCTTTTCCATGGGAATCTCCTGAAATAATATATTCCATACTATCAACCTCTTTTTAAATCATTATATCATAAAAATTAGCTTTGAGGGCTTCCTCAAAGCTATATATTATTATACACTTTTTCAAATATATTTTCATCGTATATATTCCATATTTTTAAGTTTTGTATTGCTTGATGATACCACATATTTTCCCCATTTATAGTTTTTATACCTAATGATTCTGATTCTTTTTGCAGTGGAGTATGAAAATATATAACATCATATACTAAATTTAAATTATCATGTAATTTTATTGGTATTTTTTCATTAAACATTCCTATTGAAGTCGTGTTAATAAAAATGTTGGCATTATTTATTTCAGAATTTAATTTACTAAATTCTAATACTTTAATATCAATTTTTTTATAAAATAATTTTTTTATTTTAATTGCTTTTTCATATGTTCTATTTATTAAAGTAATTTTATCTACACCTAATTTGTACAATCCATACAACACGGCTTTTGTTGTACCTCCAGCACCTAAAACCAAAATATTTCCATCTAATTTTTCATTTAAAATAGAATTATAAAATCCTATCCAATCAGTATTGTATCCTATATTATTATGAATAGTATTTATAGCTCCTAAAAAAACAGCACTTTCATTCGCATAATCTAAATACTTAAAAACCATTTCTTTAAAAGGAACAGTCACATTTAATCCATAATAATTATTTAAAATGTCTTTTATTTTAAACTCAAAATCTTTTGGATTTATATTAATCCCTTCATAAATAGCATCTATATTTGTCTTTTTAAAATATTCATTAAATATTTTTTCAGATAAACTAATTTTTTTTGGATATTGTATAATTCCTAAACGTAAAATAACAATCACTCCAATGTATTAACTATGTCAAATAAATCATTATATGTGTTTATATAAGGAATTTTTTTTCTTATTTCTTTAGCATTTACTAATCCTTTAGTATAACCTATAAATATTTTTTTGAATCTTCTAATAGCTTTTTCTTCACCGTGTTCTTCTATCATAAGTTTTGCATGTTCTATAATAGTATTTTTAATATCATCAATACCGGGATTAAAATTAGAAAAAATCCAAGGATTACCTATACTTCCTCTGGCAATAATAGCAAAATCAGCATTATATTCTTCAATGACTTTTTTTGCATCATTATATGAATATATATCTCCACTAGCTCCTAAAGGAATATCACAAATTTTCTTTAAATCTTTAAATCTATTCCAATCTGCTTTGCCAGAATATAATTGTTTTTGAGTTCTAGCATGAACAATAACATAATCAGCATTAGCTTTTTGAACAGATTCTATTATCCTTTCTGCAATATCTCCATTGAATCCTAATCTTACTTTTACGCCGACAGGAATTTCAACATTATCTTTTAATGCTTTTATTATTTCCTCTAAATGATTTAAATCATTCAATAATGCAGAACCTGCCCCTTTTTTAATTACTTTTTTTACAGGGCAACCAGCATTTATATCAATCCAATCACCATTGTTTTGTACCATTTTAGCAGCTTTTATAAAACTGTTAATATTATATCCAAATAATTGAATTCCAATATTTTTTTCATTTTTTTTAGGTAACATGTTGAAACTTTCTTTTTTATTCCTAATCAAAGCTTCAATACTAATCATTTCTGTAAAAGTGAATTCTGCTCCATGTTTTCTACATATTTCTCTATATGAATAATCAGTATAATCTGCCATTGGAGCTAATCCAATTTTTCCGTTTAACATATATCTTTCAACCCCAAATTAGGAATTGCATCTAAATTCAAATCAGCAAATTGGTTTCTAATATATTTTTCGTATGCAGCTCTAGCAATCATTAAAGCATTATCAGTACATAAATTTAATGGTGGAAAATAAATATTTAATCTTTTATTTTTTTCTTTTTCTTCATTTATTTTTTTTCTTAAATAACTATTTGCAGCAACTCCGCCTGCAATTATAATATCATTAACTTTTAAATCTTTAGATGCTTTAATTGTTTTATAAATTAAAGTATCTATTAATGCTTTTTGAAAAGAAGCAGCAACATCCTCTATTCTATAATTATCGTTTTCTTTTGTGAAATATAATAATGCAGTTTTTAATCCGCTAAAACTAAAGTCATAACCTTTATGGTACAAAGGTTTTGGGAAGTCATATATAGGATTGCCATTTTGAGCTAATTTGTCTATTTTTGGACCACCAGGATATCCTAAATTAAGCATTCTTGCAACCTTATCGAAAGCTTCTCCAGCAGCATCATCAATTGTTTGACCGACTATTTCAAAATGCAAATAATCTTTTGCGTGCAAAATCATTGTATGACCACCAGATACTAATAATACTAAGAATGGTGGTTTTAACTCTGGAAATGCTAAAAAATTTGCATATATATGACCATATAAATGATTTACACCTATCAAAGGCTTATTCAAATTTAAAGCTAATCCTTTTGCAAAATTTAAACCAATAAGCAAAGCCCCGACTAGTCCGGGGCCGTATGTAACTGCTACTGCAGATATTTCTTCTGTTTTAATATTTGCTTCATTAAAAGCCTTTTCTGTTAAAGTATTCAAATAATTTAAATGTTTTCTGGAGGCTATTTCAGGTACAACGCCACCAAAAATCTTATGTATATCAATTTGTGAAACAACTAAATGAGATAAAACTTCGTTTTTCCCTTTTAAAATTGCAACTGCTGTTTCATCACAAGAAGTTTCTATTGAAAAGATAATAGGTTCCATTATGCACTCTCCCGTTCAACCATTAATGGTTCCTTTTCTCCTTTAACAACATCTTTATCTATAATAATTTTTTCAACTAGTCCTTTTTTATTAGGAGCTTCAAACATAATATCTAGCATAACATCTTCAAATACACTCTTTAAAGCTCTAGCACCAGTACCTTTTTTTAATGCTATATTTGCAATCTCTAATAATGCATTATCAGTAAATTCTAATTCAATACCATCTAACTCTAACATTTTTTGATATTGTTTTAATATAGCATTTTTTGGTTCTTTTATAATTTTTACTAAATCTTCGGCACTTAAATCACTTAAAGTTGTAACTACAGGGAATCTACCAACAAATTCAGGTATTAATCCATAATGTACTAAGTCGTCCTGAGTTACATGTTTTAATAATTCTCCAAGTTTCATATCTTTTTTACCTTTTACGTCAGATCCAAAACCCATAGTAGTTGTTAATATTCTTTGTTTTATGATTTCGTCTAATCCATCAAAAGCACCACCAGCAATAAATAATATGTTTGAAGTATCTACTTTAATAAACTCTTGATAAGGATGTTTTCTTCCTCCTTGAGGTGGAACATTCGCTACAGTACCTTCAACAATTTTTAATAAAGCCTGTTGAACACCTTCACCAGAAACATCCCTAGTGATTGATGGATTAGGAGATTTTCTTGATATCTTGTCAATTTCATCAATATATATTATTCCCATTTGAGCTTTTTTAGGATCAAAATTTGCAGCCTGTAATAACCTTAGAATAATATTTTCAACATCTTCTCCAACATATCCAGCTTCAGTTAATGGTGTAGCATCAGCAATTGCAAAAGGTACTCCTAATACTTTTGCTAAAACTCTTGCCATTAATGTTTTCCCTGTACCTGTTGGCCCTATCATTAATACGTTTGATTTTTCTATATCCACATCATCGTGTTTATTTCCATAAAACACACGTTTATAGTGATTGTAAACAGCAACGGATAATGTTTTTTTAGCTTTTTCTTGCCCTATAACATATTTATCTAGTTCAGCTTTAATTTCGGCAGGTGTTGGTAATTCCTTTTTTATGTCAGTGTTATTTATATCTTCTTTATTAGTATATTTTTCTTCAATTAAATCAGAAAATAAATCTACACATTCATTACAGATATATACGCCAGGTCCCGCTATTAAAGTTTCCACCTTACTTGCTGGTCTTCCACAAAATGAACAATGTTTTTCTTTCATATCTAAATCCTCCTACTTTAATAAGTTTCAATTTATTTTAACACTCTCATATGGAGTTTTCAAGACAATGTTTTAATAATTTGTTAAATATACTTTTAGATTCCTGGTAGAAATTAAATTAATAGAATTTAAAAAGAAAAAAATTGTATGTTGATTTTATTTTTGTTTTTTTAAAAATCCCTAATTTAATATTTTATAAAAAAAGAACTGGTTTGCACCAGTTCTTTTATATTCTAAACTTTTTAATAAGATTTTTCATATTTTGAACTGCTTCTTCTAATTCTTTAGAAACACTCTGTAATTCTTTACTTCTATCTTCAATATGTGCAAAATTATCTTTTGAACTTCTAATATACTCATTTACATTGATAACATTTTTAGAAGCTTGATCCATTGCTGCTGCCATTTCTTCAGTAGAAGCACTTTGCTCTTCAGAGCTTGATGCCAAGCTATCAACCATAGATACTATATTTTCAATTGCGTTCTTAATATTTCCAAACTCTTCAGAAACTTCTTCGCTTTTAATTGATACCTTTGATATTATTTGTGATAATGATGTTGATTTCTCACCTACAGCATCTGTTTCATCTTTTATTCCTTTTAATAGCTCAGCAATATTTTCTGTGGCCTTTCTTGTTTCTTCAGCTAACTTTCTTATTTCATCTGCAACAACAGCAAACCCTTTACCAGCTTCTCCAGCTCTTGCTGCTTCTATTGCAGCATTTAAAGCTAATAAATTAGTTTGTTCTGCAATGCTTACTATTGTATCAACTATTTCTCCAATATTAGCTGATTTTTCTTGTAATTCCTTTACTTTTATTGCATTTTCTTCTGCAGCAATACTTGCTTCATTTGCTATATTATGAATGTCTTTAATACTTTTTTCACCTGCTTTAACAGAATTTTCGACGTCATTACTTTTTTGGCTTAAATTCTGTGCTGCAGAACTTACCATTTGTGCTGCAGAGGCTATTTCTTCAATACCAGATGTTGTTTCTTCAATTGAAGATGCTGCATTATCAGATTCTTCAGAAGCTATTTCAAGAGATTTTTCAACATTTTTAACTATTTTTCGTAATTCATTTGAACTATCTAAAACCTTATCTTTTCCTTTTTCTATGATTTCATTTCCATTTATTAAAGATGAAATTAATTCTTTTAATGATTTTCTCATATTTTCAAATGATTGTTCTAATAATCCTATTTCTGTTTTAGATGTAACTTCAACTTTTTCATTTAATATACCTGTTTCAATTTTACCAATATTTTCCATTAATTTATGAATAGGTTTTGAAATCAATATCCTTATAGAAATAAATATAACAATTATAATTGTAACAATAGTTGCAATTAAAACTATTATATTTGTTATATTTGACTTAATTAATGGTTGATAAATTTCGTCTTCATAAACTGAAAGAACTACATACAAATCATCCACATTTTTTACATATGAAAGCTTTTGGTAAAGTTTCTCTGAGTTCTTAATCTTTGGATACATATATTCGTAAAAACCATTCTTTGTTTCCCTAGCT contains:
- a CDS encoding methyl-accepting chemotaxis protein, yielding MKKIKFHQTMGFKTIFLVSLVVALAFLLNGFISYYNMKKLTDNYVKEGLMKQSVENISATIETFNNGLKELENTLRNDEINRMKTINESVKSLAYYYINEMKKGNLTKDEAMKFIKEEIRKIKFDNGQGYYYIYDENGINIMHAANPSLEGKNLYNLQDKTGIYLIQELINEAKKAYDNNDSGVVVYYYPKPGESEDKLFPKLGVSFWIPEFKWMVGTGVYIDEIDKKLQAKKEEFLKKLYDELYSRSYVGSNTYPIVYNEDGSFFMYKDKSSIGTKSSAKDPSTGKIISQLARETKNGFYEYMYPKIKNSEKLYQKLSYVKNVDDLYVVLSVYEDEIYQPLIKSNITNIIVLIATIVTIIIVIFISIRILISKPIHKLMENIGKIETGILNEKVEVTSKTEIGLLEQSFENMRKSLKELISSLINGNEIIEKGKDKVLDSSNELRKIVKNVEKSLEIASEESDNAASSIEETTSGIEEIASAAQMVSSAAQNLSQKSNDVENSVKAGEKSIKDIHNIANEASIAAEENAIKVKELQEKSANIGEIVDTIVSIAEQTNLLALNAAIEAARAGEAGKGFAVVADEIRKLAEETRKATENIAELLKGIKDETDAVGEKSTSLSQIISKVSIKSEEVSEEFGNIKNAIENIVSMVDSLASSSEEQSASTEEMAAAMDQASKNVINVNEYIRSSKDNFAHIEDRSKELQSVSKELEEAVQNMKNLIKKFRI